The DNA window GCGTCGTGCAGGTCCGCGGTGACCTTCGCGTCGGTGATCGTGACGTAGTTCAGGCGCGGGTCCTTGACCTCGTGCTCGATCGCGGACGCGACGATCTGCGAAATCCGCTTGGCGAGCTTGCGCGCGCGTGCCGGGTCGGCCACAACGCACCCCTTTCTGGTGAAAAACTCAGTCGTCCGGCCCGAGCAGGCGCCGGTGCGCGGTCAGCAGCTCCAGTTCGGGCCGCCCGGCCACGAACCGTTCGCAGCTGTCCAGCACGTCCCGCACGTGCGCGCCGTCGGCCGCCACCACGGCGACGCCGAGCAGGGCGCGACGGTGCAGGTCGAGATGGCCCGCCTCGGCGACGGACACTTCGAAGCGCTTCCTGAGCTCGGCCACCACGGGCCGGACCACGGAGCGCTTCTGCTTGAGCGAATGGACGTCGCCGAGCAACAGGTCGAGCTCGAGCGCACCTACGTACATGGGCATCAGAGGTGGATCGGAACGGACGGGGGAACGGCGGGGCCGGGGAACTACTCGTCCCCCGGCCCCGCCGTGTCGATCAGACGCGCGGCTTCTCGCGCTGCTCGTAGGTTTCGATCACGTCGCCGACCTTCAGATCGCTGTACGAACCGAGGGTCAGACCGCATTCGAACCCGTCGCGGACCTCGACCACGTCGTCCTTGAACCGCCGCAGCGAACTGATCGGCAGGTTCTCCGCGACGACGGTGCCGTCCCGCATGAGGCGGGCCCGCGCGTTGCGGCGGATCTCGCCCGAGGTGACCAGGCAACCGGCGATGGTGCCGAACTTCGACGACTTGAAGACCTCGCGGATCTCCGCCTTGCCGAGCTCGACCTCCTCGTACTCCGGCTTGAGCATGCCCTTGAGTGCCTGCTCGATCTCTTCGATCGCCTGGTAGATCACCGTGTAGTACCGGACGTCGACGCCCTCGCGGTTGGCCCGCTCGGTCGCCTTGCCCTGTGCCCGCACGTTGAAGCCCAGCACGATCGCGTCGGACGCGGTCGCCAGGTCGATGTCGCTCTCGGTGACCCCGCCGACGCCGCGGTGGACCACGTTGAGCTCGACCTCGTCGCCGACCTCGAGCTGCACCAGCGAGGCTTCGAGCGCCTCGACGGTACCGGAGTTGTCACCCTTGATGATCAGGTTGAGGGTCGAGGTCTCCTTCAGCGCGGAGTCCAGGTCCTCGAGGCTGACGCGCTTGCGCTTCGCCGCGTTCTGGGCGTTGCGGATCCGGGCCTGGCGGCGCTCGGCGATCTGCCGCGCCACCCTGTCCTCGTCCACCACCAGGAACGTGTCGCCCGCGCCCGGCACCGAGGTGAACCCGATGACCTGGACGGGCCGCGACGGCAGCGCCTCGGTGACGTCGACGTTGTGCTCGTCGACCATCCGGCGCACGCGGCCGTAGGCGTCGCCCGCGACCACCGAGTCGCCGACGCGCAGCGTGCCGCGCTGCACCAGCACGGTCGCCACCGGGCCGCGGCCGCGGTCGAGGTGCGCCTCGATCGCGACGCCCTGCGCTTCCATGTCCGGGTTCGCCCGGAGGTCCAGCGCCGCGTCCGCGGTCAGCAGGATCGCCTCGAGCAGACCGTCGATGTTGATGTTCTGCCGCGCGGAGATCTCCACGAACATGGTGTCGCCGCCGTACTCCTCGGCCACCAGGTTGTACTCGGTGAGCTGCTGCCGGATCTTGTCCGGGTTCGCGCCCTCCTTGTCGATCTTGTTGATCGCGACCACGATCGGCGCCTTCGCCGCCTGCGCGTGGTTGATCGCCTCGACCGTCTGCGGCATCACGCCGTCGTCGGCGGCGACCACGATCACCGCGATGTCGGTGGAGTTCGCACCGCGGGCACGCATGGCGGTGAACGCCTCGTGACCGGGGGTGTCGATGAAGGTGATCAGCCTCGGGTTGCCCTCGAGCTCGGTCTCGATCTGGTAGGCGCCGATGTGCTGGGTGATGCCGCCGGCCTCACCCTCGCGCACCTTCGACTTCCGGATCGTGTCGAGCAGGCGGGTCTTACCGTGGTCGACGTGACCCATGATGGTCACGACCGGCGGCCTGACCTGCAGGTCCTCGTCCTCACCCGCGTCCTCGCCGTAGGTGATGTCGAAGGTCTCCAGCAGCTCGCGGTCTTCTTCCTCGGGGCTGACGACCTGAACGTTGTAGTTCATCTCGCCGCCGAGCAGCTCGAGGATGTCGTCCGACACCGACTGCGTCGCGGTGACCATCTCGCCGAGGTGGAAGAGCACCTGCACCAGCGAAGCCGGGTTGGCGTCGATCTTCTCGGCGAAGTCGGTCAGCGAGGCACCGCGCGGCAGCCGGATCGTCTCGCCACTGCCCTTGGGCAGGCGGACGCCGCCGACGCTGGGCGCCTGCATGTTGTCCATGTACTCCTGGCGCTTCTGCCGCTTCGACTTGCGGCCCTTGCGCGAGGGACCACCGGGACGGCCGAAGGCACCCGCGGTGCCGCCACGGCCACCGGGACCACCGCCGCGGGGGCCGCCGCGGAAGCCGCCACCACCGGCGGGCGCGCCGCCACCGGGACGGAAACCGCCACCGCCACCACCGGGGCCACCGCCGCCGGGGCGGAAGCCGCCACCGCCACCACCGGGACCGCCACGGGGCCCACCGGGACCGCCGCGACCGGCACCGCCGCCGCCAGGACCGCCACGGGGCCCACCGGGGCCACCGCGACCGCCGCCACCAGGACCGGGACGGCCCGCGGGACGGCCGGGCATCATGCCCGGGTTGGGCCTCGGCGGCATGTTGCCGGGGCTCGGCCGGTTGCCGCCGGTACCGCCGGGACGCGGGGCAGGGCGGTCACCGCTGGGCCGCTCGCCGCCACCGGGACGCTGCGGCCGGTCGCCGCCGCCCTGCTGGCCGCCACCGGGACGCGGTGCCGACGGACGCGGCGCCGGCGAACCTGCACCGACGCCGAACGGGTTGTTGCCCGGCCGCGGCGGGCGCGGACCCGGCTTCGGGCCGGCGGGCTTGGGGCCCTGCGGCTTCGGCGGGACGACCGCGCCCTGCTGGCCGCCCGCCTGTGCGGCGGGTGCCTGCGGTGCGGGCGCCTGCGGAGCGGGCTTCGACTCCGGGGCGGGCGCCTTAGCCGCGGCGGGCTCCGCCGCGGGGGCGGGCGCGGGCGGCTTCGGGCCCGGCTTGGGGCCGGGGACCGCGGACGGGCCGCTCGGCTTGGCGGGCGCCTGCGGCGCCGGTGCCTGAGCCGGTTCGGTGGACGCCGCGGGCTTGGGCGCGGGCGGCGCCGGGGTCGCGCCGTTGGACGGCGGGCCCGGCATCGGGGCCGGCTTCTTCGCGCCGCGGCCGCCGGGCTTGCCGGTCTTCCCACCGAGCGCGTCGCGCAGCCGCCTGGCCACCGGGGCCTCGACGGTGGACGACGCGGACTTCACGAACTCGCCCTGCTCCTTGAGCTTCGCGAGTACATCTTTGCTGGTAACGCCGAGCTCCTTGGCGAGCTCGTGTACTCGGGCCTTGCCTGGCACAGCACTCCTATTCTGGGGAGGCCGGCGGCAGACCCGCAGACCTCGTCCTACTGTCGCGCGTTCATGGCTTCAGCTTCACGGCTGACTCATGACGGGTCGACCTGCTTCCTTGTTTCCGACTGGGCGGGGGAAGATCCCCCGCCGGGTCCGTGCACGGCGTGCGCGGCGAGCCGCGCGGACACCGCCCGTGCGTCGAGCACCCCAGAAACCCGTAACGCCCTGGGGAACGCTCGTCGCCGTTCGGCCTTGGCCAGGCACTCCGGCCCGGGATGCAGCCAAGCACCCCGCCCCGGCAGCCGCCGACGTTCGTCGACGACGAGGCACCCGTCCACCGCGACCACTCGCAGCAACTCGCCGATCGAAGCCCGCTTCCGGCAGCCGACGCACGTGCGTACCGGGGAATCCCGATGTTTCGTGCGGGCGGTCGCCGTCAACGGGCTTCGAACCACACCTGAGTCTAGCCGGTCGCCCCTCACTCAGCCGAACCGGTTGCGGCGGCGCGCGGAGGGCTGGCCTCGTGTCCTTCGTCACCCTCCGCCCCCGGCGCCGCGTCGGGGTCGCCCGCCGCGTCGCTGCGGATGTCGATCCGCCATCCGGTCAGCCGCGCGGCGAGCCGCGCGTTCTGGCCTTCCTTGCCGATCGCGAGGGAGAGCTGGAAGTCGGGGACGACGACTCGCGCGGTCTTCGCCCGCTCGTCCACGACCCGTACCGACACAACCTTCGCCGGGGACAGCGCATTCCCGACGAAGCGGCCGGGATCCTCGGAGAAGTCGATGATGTCGATCTTCTCGCCGGCCAGCTCGCTCATCACGTTGCGCACGCGCGCGCCGACCGGGCCGATGCAGGCGCCCTTCGCGTTGACCCCGGCCACGGTCGAGCGGACCGCGATCTTCGACCGGTGCCCCGCCTCGCGCGCCACCGCGGCGATCTCCACGGTGCCGTCGGCGATTTCGGGCACCTCGAGCGCGAACAGCTTGCGCACCAGGTTCGGGTGCGAGCGCGAGAGCGTGATCTGCGGGCCGCGGCTGCCGCGGGACACCGTCACCACGTAGGCCTTGATCCGGCTGCCGTGCTCGTAGCTCTCGCCGGCGACCTGCTCGGCCGAAGGCAGCACGCCCTCGATGTCACCGACCTGCACCACGACCATGCCGCGCGCGTTGGCCCGCGCGTCGCGCTGGATGACGCCGGCGACGATCTCGCCCTCCTTGGTGGAGAACTCGCCGTAGGTCTTCTCGTGCTCGGCGTCGCGGAGGCGCTGCAGGATGACCTGGCGCGCGGTGGTCGCGGCGATCCGGCCGAACCCCTCCGGCGTGTCGTCCCACTCTTCGTCGACCGAACCGTCCTCGGCGAGCGTGTGCGCCAGCACCCGGACGTACCCGGTCTTGCGGTCGATGTCGATCCTGGCGTGCGGCTGGTGGCCGTCGGTGTGCTTGTAGGCGGTGAGCAACGCGGTCTCGATGGCTTCGATGACCGTCTCGAAGGGGATGTCCTTGTCCCGTTCGATCGCGCGCAGCGCCGCGATGTCGACGTTCACTTCGACTCCTCCTTCGGCTCGGTCGAGGCGGCGTCGATCATGCCGCAGGCGTCGTCCTCGAGCAGCTTCAGGTCCTCGGTCGGCGGCTGCTTGAACTCGATTTCGATCACCGCGCGGGTGACGTCGCGATAGGACACGTCCCTGATCTCGCCCGACACGAGCAGCCGTGCCGAGTCCTCGCCCGCGTACCCGACCCTGCCGGTGATCTCGGCACCGCCGGTGGTGGTGACGCGCACCAGCCGGTACTTCGCGCGCCGCCAGTGTCTCGGCTTGACCAGCGGGCGGTCGACGCCCGGCGAGGTCACCTCGAGGGTGTAGGCGCCGGCGATCACGTGCTCGTGCTCGTCGAGCACCGCCGACACCGCGCGGCTGACCTCGGCCACTTCGTCGAGCCCGACTCCGTCTTCGGCGTCCACGACCACCTTGACCAGCTTGCGGCGCCCCGCCTGC is part of the Amycolatopsis sp. CA-230715 genome and encodes:
- a CDS encoding DUF503 domain-containing protein — protein: MYVGALELDLLLGDVHSLKQKRSVVRPVVAELRKRFEVSVAEAGHLDLHRRALLGVAVVAADGAHVRDVLDSCERFVAGRPELELLTAHRRLLGPDD
- the infB gene encoding translation initiation factor IF-2, which encodes MPGKARVHELAKELGVTSKDVLAKLKEQGEFVKSASSTVEAPVARRLRDALGGKTGKPGGRGAKKPAPMPGPPSNGATPAPPAPKPAASTEPAQAPAPQAPAKPSGPSAVPGPKPGPKPPAPAPAAEPAAAKAPAPESKPAPQAPAPQAPAAQAGGQQGAVVPPKPQGPKPAGPKPGPRPPRPGNNPFGVGAGSPAPRPSAPRPGGGQQGGGDRPQRPGGGERPSGDRPAPRPGGTGGNRPSPGNMPPRPNPGMMPGRPAGRPGPGGGGRGGPGGPRGGPGGGGAGRGGPGGPRGGPGGGGGGFRPGGGGPGGGGGGFRPGGGAPAGGGGFRGGPRGGGPGGRGGTAGAFGRPGGPSRKGRKSKRQKRQEYMDNMQAPSVGGVRLPKGSGETIRLPRGASLTDFAEKIDANPASLVQVLFHLGEMVTATQSVSDDILELLGGEMNYNVQVVSPEEEDRELLETFDITYGEDAGEDEDLQVRPPVVTIMGHVDHGKTRLLDTIRKSKVREGEAGGITQHIGAYQIETELEGNPRLITFIDTPGHEAFTAMRARGANSTDIAVIVVAADDGVMPQTVEAINHAQAAKAPIVVAINKIDKEGANPDKIRQQLTEYNLVAEEYGGDTMFVEISARQNINIDGLLEAILLTADAALDLRANPDMEAQGVAIEAHLDRGRGPVATVLVQRGTLRVGDSVVAGDAYGRVRRMVDEHNVDVTEALPSRPVQVIGFTSVPGAGDTFLVVDEDRVARQIAERRQARIRNAQNAAKRKRVSLEDLDSALKETSTLNLIIKGDNSGTVEALEASLVQLEVGDEVELNVVHRGVGGVTESDIDLATASDAIVLGFNVRAQGKATERANREGVDVRYYTVIYQAIEEIEQALKGMLKPEYEEVELGKAEIREVFKSSKFGTIAGCLVTSGEIRRNARARLMRDGTVVAENLPISSLRRFKDDVVEVRDGFECGLTLGSYSDLKVGDVIETYEQREKPRV
- a CDS encoding YlxR family protein, with the protein product MVRSPLTATARTKHRDSPVRTCVGCRKRASIGELLRVVAVDGCLVVDERRRLPGRGAWLHPGPECLAKAERRRAFPRALRVSGVLDARAVSARLAAHAVHGPGGGSSPAQSETRKQVDPS
- the nusA gene encoding transcription termination factor NusA, whose translation is MNVDIAALRAIERDKDIPFETVIEAIETALLTAYKHTDGHQPHARIDIDRKTGYVRVLAHTLAEDGSVDEEWDDTPEGFGRIAATTARQVILQRLRDAEHEKTYGEFSTKEGEIVAGVIQRDARANARGMVVVQVGDIEGVLPSAEQVAGESYEHGSRIKAYVVTVSRGSRGPQITLSRSHPNLVRKLFALEVPEIADGTVEIAAVAREAGHRSKIAVRSTVAGVNAKGACIGPVGARVRNVMSELAGEKIDIIDFSEDPGRFVGNALSPAKVVSVRVVDERAKTARVVVPDFQLSLAIGKEGQNARLAARLTGWRIDIRSDAAGDPDAAPGAEGDEGHEASPPRAAATGSAE
- the rimP gene encoding ribosome maturation factor RimP, whose protein sequence is MPGELAGRLEPIVAEAVTDAGFDLDALDVQQAGRRKLVKVVVDAEDGVGLDEVAEVSRAVSAVLDEHEHVIAGAYTLEVTSPGVDRPLVKPRHWRRAKYRLVRVTTTGGAEITGRVGYAGEDSARLLVSGEIRDVSYRDVTRAVIEIEFKQPPTEDLKLLEDDACGMIDAASTEPKEESK